The genomic window TTTTCCTGAAACGCCGAACCAATGCCCAAGACCTGCTTGACGCCATGATTTTCCGCCAGAAAACGGGCAATTTTCTGAGCATCAGCTAAGGCTTGTTGACGGCGTTCTCCGTTGGCGCGCCGCTCGCGCAGTATTTTTTGCCGCCAGCCTTCCACGTATGAAGAAATGTCCCTGGCCATTTTTATCCGATAGCATTGACAAGAACTAAAATGGTTTCTGCAAAAATAAGGTGTTTCCCATTGCGTCGCAATCACTATTTCCCGCTGTTATGAGCGCGTTGCAGCCTCCCGCACAGGACGAAGCGTCCAAGCCGCTGGTTTGGATTCTCATCGTCAATTGGAACGGCAAAGCCGACACGCTCGCCTGCCTGGCTTCGCTGCGCAACATTCATTATCGCCCCTACAAAGTTTTGGTGATTGACAACGCTTCCAGCGACGGCAGCGTCGAGGCCATCCGCAAACAATTTCCGGAAACGCGCCTGGTGGTCAACGCCAAAAACGAACGTTTTGCGCGCGCCAACAATCAAGGCCTCGAAATCGCGCTGGCTGCCGGGGCGGAATTCGTGCTGTTGCTCAACAATGACACGGAAGTTGCCCCGGACTTTCTCGATCACCTCGTGCTGGCGGCGTTATTTCGCAAACACGTTGGCCTGGTGGCGCCCAAAATTTATTATCATCAACAGCCTCAACTCATTTGGTTTGCCGGCGGCAAAATCAACTGGTGGAGCGGCCGCATCTATCATCTCGGCTTGCGCGAGCTTGATCACGCTTCACTGGCAACCCCGCAGCCGATGGATTACCTCACCGGCTGCGCCTTGCTCGTGCGCCGCGCCTGCCTGCAGCAAATCGGCCCGCTGGATGAATCCTATCACATGTATGCCGAGGACGCCGATTGGTGCCAGCGCGCGCGCCAGGCCGGTTATTTATGCCTGTTTCAACCGGAGGCCAAAATCTGGCACAAAATCAGCGCAAGCTCGAGCGCCAGCTACAAAGCCTATCACAAAATCCTGGGCAATTTTCGTTTCTACAAACGCTACGCGCGCTGGTATCACTGGCTCACGATTCCATTTGGCGTGGCCTTCGGCGCCGTTCGCGAGTTGATGCGCACGGCCCTCAACCAGCCCGGCGAGATCGGCAAGCTGGCAACGGCCATGCTGTCGGGTTTTCGAGACATTTTATTCAGACGGCGAACGCAAGCCTAAAACTTTTTTCGGGCCAAATTCGTCCTAAACGTCGGACCTAACAACGGCGCAATACGCCCTCCGGGCGGGAGCGCCTCACGCAGCAACATGGCGGCTTCTATGACAGATGTTGATTTGATTGACAAATTTGTGAAAGGGGACGCCAACGCCTTCAACACATTGGTGTGGCGTTGGGAGAAAACGATTTACAATTTCGTGCTGCGCTACGTCGGCAATCGCGATGAGGCGCATGATTTGAGCCAGCAAGTGTTCGTGCGGGTTTATCGCAATCTGCATCGCTTGAACAACCCCTCGAGTTTTTCGACATGGATTCATCAGATTGCGGCCAATCTCTGCCGGGACTGGATCAAGCAGCGCCGGCGGCGACCGGTGGTGTCGCTGGAAAACATACAGGAACTCGGCTCGCTGGAATTGAACAAGAACCCGGCACTCACCCTGTTCCCTGACGCCAGCCAGCACCCTGATAAGATCGTGAGCCGGAATCAACTGCGCGAGATTATTGAAAAAGCGCTGCAAGAAATACCGGAAGAACAACGCATTGTCGTGATTATGAAGGAATATCAAGGTTTGAAATTCACCGAGATTGCCGAAGCGCTGGGCGCGCCGGTGAACACTGTCAAGTCACGCCTCTATTACGGGCTTTCGGCATTGAAAAAAATATTAACCCGTTGGCAACTGGATGACGAGGTGTTGCAATATGAAATGTGATGATACGAAACTCGCAATGATGGATTTGCTGTACGACGAAATCGAAAGTGAGACGGAAAAACTGCTGCGCACGCATTTCGCCGCGTGTGAGGAGTGCCGGCGTGAATACGAAACATTGAGCCGCACGAGTTTAACGCTGCAAGCGTTGCCGCAAGCAGCGCCCTCGCGTTCACTGGTTTTCGTCGAGGCGCGCCCGAGCTGGACGCAGTCGCTTAAGAATTTGCTTTTCCCCGAGCCTGCCCCGCGCTGGGGCAGGCTGGCGTTCGGCCTGAGTGCGGCGGTGGTTTCCGCGCTGGTGACAAGCGCGATTCTCAACCTCGAAATCAGCGCCGGCGGCGGCCAATTCAGCTATCGCACCAGCCTCATGCCGCGCCCGGTCGTCGAGGTCTCCGAGCAATACAAAAATCAACTGGCCGAACAACTGCGGCTGGAAAATCGTGAGATGGTCGCGCAACTTGTGCAAGCGCATTATCAAAA from Cytophagia bacterium CHB2 includes these protein-coding regions:
- a CDS encoding glycosyltransferase family 2 protein; amino-acid sequence: MSALQPPAQDEASKPLVWILIVNWNGKADTLACLASLRNIHYRPYKVLVIDNASSDGSVEAIRKQFPETRLVVNAKNERFARANNQGLEIALAAGAEFVLLLNNDTEVAPDFLDHLVLAALFRKHVGLVAPKIYYHQQPQLIWFAGGKINWWSGRIYHLGLRELDHASLATPQPMDYLTGCALLVRRACLQQIGPLDESYHMYAEDADWCQRARQAGYLCLFQPEAKIWHKISASSSASYKAYHKILGNFRFYKRYARWYHWLTIPFGVAFGAVRELMRTALNQPGEIGKLATAMLSGFRDILFRRRTQA
- a CDS encoding sigma-70 family RNA polymerase sigma factor, with protein sequence MAASMTDVDLIDKFVKGDANAFNTLVWRWEKTIYNFVLRYVGNRDEAHDLSQQVFVRVYRNLHRLNNPSSFSTWIHQIAANLCRDWIKQRRRRPVVSLENIQELGSLELNKNPALTLFPDASQHPDKIVSRNQLREIIEKALQEIPEEQRIVVIMKEYQGLKFTEIAEALGAPVNTVKSRLYYGLSALKKILTRWQLDDEVLQYEM